CAATCTAGATCACTTAAATTTGCTTGATAACTCTATCTTATCTGCTCTTTTGGTTAAATTTAAACCGGACACTAGTGATATTTAATAAAAAATTTTTTGATAGATATTTTCTATTTGTATTTAAAATATTAAGTGTAAGCAATGTAATAATATGCTTAATGTTTTTAGGTTTTACATTGTTGTGTTTAGTAGTGTTCGAAATTTTTTATCCAGTCAGGTGAACATGGCTTTATGTAGCTAATGATGTGGCCGGTTATGGGTTAAGGTGAACATGAAAATTTTATGATTTCAGGAAACTTTAACCCCGTATCCTGGTTTAAGGCCTTGGGTTTTGCTTTATATCCACTTTCTTTTAGAAAATTTTTCCATAACACAGAGTACTGTGTACTGTGGTTGAGTCTTTGCCCATGGTCCAGGCTACTGCTATTTTATCAGGGCCGAACTTGGCATAGATCTGGTTTAGATAGTTTCTGGTCAGAGCAATCTTATCCTGTAGATCCAAAGTGATTCCTCCCATATTTGGCATTAAAAACGGCCCTAGCCGGGCCGTTTTTTAAAAGTCTATTTCGGACAAGCTCAAGATTTGGTCTTGATTTCCCATTTGGGTACAGCAGTGATGTCTTCTACTTCCTCCCAACCGGTAAACATGGCCTTTATATGGGCAAAGATGGTGTGTCCGGTAGTGGTCATATAGATGTGGACAATAACGAAGGTGACCATGGCAAAGGCTCCGGCTGTATGCAAGAAGGCAATTGTTTTCAGACTTAAATTGATACCCCATTCAGGCCATTGATTGTAATAGTAATAGATAAAGCCCGTTATGATTTGGTAAGGAACAAGAAAGGAGACAATGGCCAGATAGGTCAGTCTCTGCAAAGGGTTGTGTTTTGTGCGTTTACTTTTGGGCACTGGATGTGGTTCGCCCTTGAAGATTCCAGATACATAATATTTGGCTACTTGAAATAGTTTTTGAAAAGTTGGCACATATTGGCGCCACTCTCCCGTAGTTAATATCCAGAAAACAATAAAAGCATAGAGAATTAGCCAGGCCCAAGCACAGAAATTGTGGATTTCAAATGCCTTTTCAAAGCCAAACAGGGTATATGAAGAATGGATTTCAAAGCCGGTTAAAGCCAGAAGGATAATCAGCAGGGCCTGAGCCCAATGCCAGAAACGTTCAAACCTGGTATAGAGATATATTTTTTCCATTTTTAAGCCCCCTTTTTAATCTTTTTTCCTGGAAAAGATACGTAAGAATCCATGTAGCCCAACTCCGGCCAGGGAGCCAAACACAGCAAACCAACCAATGCTATCCAGGACTGAGTTGTAATCGCG
This portion of the Desulfovulcanus ferrireducens genome encodes:
- a CDS encoding cytochrome b/b6 domain-containing protein, with product MEKIYLYTRFERFWHWAQALLIILLALTGFEIHSSYTLFGFEKAFEIHNFCAWAWLILYAFIVFWILTTGEWRQYVPTFQKLFQVAKYYVSGIFKGEPHPVPKSKRTKHNPLQRLTYLAIVSFLVPYQIITGFIYYYYNQWPEWGINLSLKTIAFLHTAGAFAMVTFVIVHIYMTTTGHTIFAHIKAMFTGWEEVEDITAVPKWEIKTKS